The following are from one region of the uncultured Hyphomonas sp. genome:
- a CDS encoding stimulus-sensing domain-containing protein, translating into MAGKEKTRKTPRAGLNGSVVFGSRIARLIFASNLAGLAILIVGAMFLNEMRAGFVVSKKQDLVAQAQIFTSLLGDDATTPQPALDIDAARQTIVRLNLPERVRARIYLPDGEMVGDSFYLSERVDVDALPPLREPGRMARWGRDLSEWAGHVFGPIMPRRSSDAVRTQTFEEEFDTAVEGGEAASQRFSDRGQRIISVSMPIQRVSAVVGVLTLESSDIDEIIRAERAALLPFIGVAVLVAFITSILLTLGIARPLRRLAVAADRIRAGASERINVPALSSRKDEIGDLAISMQGMTEALIERIQANEQFAADVAHELKNPLTSIRSAIETLESVKENPELTEKLRGVIAQDVKRLDRLITDISNASRLEAEMTRVPNEQIDIARFVRDVVSTYESLALDEGAVTVSFHDATMGGRLLVQGRDGPLGQVIRNLIDNARSFSPPGGVVEVTLDQTNDGPQTIARIKVEDSGPGIPPDKLETIFSRFYTDRPKGTAFGNNSGLGLSIVKQIIATHRGKVWAENRDGGGARFCVDLPAI; encoded by the coding sequence ATGGCCGGTAAGGAAAAGACACGTAAGACACCGCGCGCCGGCCTGAACGGCTCGGTGGTGTTCGGCAGCCGTATCGCGCGGCTGATTTTCGCGTCCAACCTTGCCGGCCTTGCCATCCTCATCGTCGGGGCGATGTTCCTGAACGAGATGCGCGCCGGGTTCGTCGTCTCAAAAAAGCAGGACCTTGTCGCCCAGGCGCAGATCTTCACCAGCCTCTTGGGCGATGATGCCACGACGCCCCAGCCGGCGCTCGACATTGATGCCGCCCGGCAAACCATCGTCCGCCTCAACCTGCCCGAACGGGTGCGCGCGCGCATTTACCTGCCCGACGGCGAAATGGTGGGCGACAGCTTTTATCTTTCCGAACGGGTGGACGTCGACGCCCTGCCGCCGCTGCGCGAACCGGGCCGGATGGCCCGCTGGGGCCGGGACCTGTCCGAATGGGCCGGCCACGTGTTCGGCCCGATCATGCCGCGGCGCTCGTCCGATGCCGTTCGCACACAGACTTTCGAAGAAGAATTCGACACAGCCGTCGAGGGCGGTGAAGCGGCCAGCCAGCGCTTCAGCGACCGTGGCCAGCGCATTATCTCCGTTTCCATGCCCATCCAGCGCGTTTCCGCCGTGGTCGGCGTGCTGACGCTGGAATCCTCCGACATTGACGAAATCATCCGCGCCGAGCGGGCGGCGCTGCTGCCCTTTATCGGCGTCGCGGTGCTGGTGGCGTTCATCACGTCCATCCTGCTGACATTGGGGATCGCCCGGCCGCTGCGCCGCCTGGCGGTGGCCGCAGACCGTATCCGCGCCGGCGCCTCGGAACGGATCAATGTGCCGGCCCTCTCCTCCCGCAAGGACGAGATCGGCGACCTGGCCATCTCCATGCAGGGCATGACCGAGGCGCTGATCGAGCGCATCCAGGCCAATGAACAATTTGCCGCCGACGTGGCGCACGAACTGAAAAACCCGCTGACGTCCATCCGCTCCGCCATCGAAACGCTGGAGAGTGTGAAGGAGAACCCGGAACTGACGGAGAAGCTTCGCGGCGTGATTGCACAGGACGTGAAGCGCCTCGACCGCCTGATTACCGACATCTCCAACGCCTCCCGCCTGGAAGCGGAAATGACCCGCGTGCCGAACGAGCAGATCGACATTGCCCGCTTCGTGCGCGATGTGGTCAGCACTTATGAATCGCTGGCCCTTGATGAGGGCGCGGTGACCGTCTCCTTCCATGATGCCACGATGGGCGGGCGCCTGCTGGTGCAGGGCCGTGACGGGCCGCTCGGACAGGTGATCCGCAACCTGATCGACAATGCCCGCTCCTTCTCGCCGCCGGGCGGCGTGGTGGAAGTGACGCTGGACCAGACCAATGACGGCCCGCAGACCATCGCCCGCATCAAGGTGGAAGACTCCGGCCCCGGCATCCCGCCGGACAAGCTGGAAACGATCTTCAGCCGTTTCTACACGGATCGCCCGAAAGGCACCGCCTTCGGCAACAATTCGGGCCTTGGCCTGTCCATCGTGAAACAGATCATCGCCACCCACCGCGGCAAGGTCTGGGCCGAAAACCGCGACGGCGGCGGGGCACGGTTCTGCGTGGATTTACCGGCGATCTGA
- a CDS encoding pyridoxal-phosphate dependent enzyme, giving the protein MPFSTAVASCPFKIGHTPLTAYQIPIGGHTHELLVKEERCNAFGSVKDRVAWYILSQTIEKIGPVKAVVDASSGNYGNALACICQRLGIGATIVSSASISAHNAAQIKGAGARLVIAEPKPGETSNAARMRLAGEIAKEEGSVFLDQYSNPLNPASHQNWTAPELFADGPFDAVFMTSSSGGTSRGFADYLKAHPRQTQLCLVEPESSCAFLDSPSGCTDKLKIPAFGSQRRSSFAGMKPDPGMIRMDEADTLAAFTLLHEHQLSKVGLSSTGVILGALDWLARQDSPARVACICADGDERYLDEIQSRYIPAVGQEAYEAALARLAPVIAGMRLVGPVQQTAKAAAQ; this is encoded by the coding sequence ATGCCCTTTTCCACCGCCGTCGCCAGCTGTCCCTTCAAGATCGGGCACACGCCCCTGACCGCCTACCAGATCCCGATCGGCGGTCACACGCACGAATTGCTGGTTAAGGAAGAGCGCTGCAACGCGTTCGGCTCGGTCAAGGACAGGGTCGCGTGGTATATCCTGTCGCAAACAATCGAGAAGATCGGACCGGTGAAGGCCGTGGTCGATGCGTCCTCCGGCAATTATGGCAATGCACTCGCCTGTATCTGCCAGCGGCTGGGCATCGGCGCGACCATCGTGTCGTCGGCCTCGATCAGCGCGCATAATGCGGCGCAGATCAAAGGCGCTGGCGCCCGTCTCGTGATTGCAGAGCCAAAGCCGGGCGAAACCTCCAATGCGGCCCGTATGCGCCTCGCCGGTGAGATCGCCAAAGAGGAAGGCTCGGTTTTCCTCGACCAGTATTCCAATCCGCTGAACCCGGCCTCCCACCAGAACTGGACGGCGCCGGAACTGTTTGCCGATGGCCCGTTCGATGCGGTGTTCATGACCTCGTCTTCCGGCGGCACGTCGCGCGGCTTTGCCGATTATCTGAAGGCCCACCCCCGCCAGACCCAGCTCTGCCTGGTCGAGCCGGAAAGCTCCTGCGCCTTCCTGGACAGCCCGTCGGGCTGTACCGACAAGCTGAAAATCCCCGCCTTCGGCAGCCAGCGGCGCTCCTCTTTTGCCGGGATGAAGCCTGATCCGGGCATGATCCGCATGGATGAGGCCGACACGCTTGCCGCCTTCACGCTGCTGCACGAGCACCAGCTCTCCAAGGTTGGCCTGTCCAGCACCGGCGTTATCCTCGGCGCGCTCGACTGGCTGGCCCGGCAGGATTCGCCGGCACGCGTGGCCTGCATCTGCGCCGATGGCGATGAGCGCTATCTGGACGAGATCCAGTCCCGCTACATTCCCGCAGTCGGCCAGGAAGCCTATGAGGCTGCCCTTGCCCGGCTCGCCCCGGTGATTGCCGGAATGCGTCTGGTTGGCCCGGTCCAGCAGACGGCGAAGGCCGCTGCGCAGTAA
- a CDS encoding response regulator transcription factor, whose product MGLVPTVLIVDDHPLFRDALEAALGTAFPDGATAHHASSLAEALSKVDAQSFDLILLDLTLGDTQEFDGLTRLQAARPGCPVVVVSATDSQQAFSTAKALGAAGYLPKSMSMDDLSAALATALDGGQWFPPSDTAADAGREALLARVADLTPAQRKVLSGLNDGLLNKQIAYEMDISVATVKAHMTAIFRKLGANNRTQALLIYKEAISL is encoded by the coding sequence ATGGGACTGGTTCCGACCGTCCTGATTGTGGACGATCATCCACTCTTTCGTGACGCGCTCGAAGCAGCGCTGGGCACGGCGTTTCCGGATGGCGCAACCGCACATCACGCCAGCAGCCTGGCAGAAGCGCTTTCCAAAGTGGACGCGCAATCCTTCGATCTGATCCTGCTGGACCTGACCCTCGGCGACACGCAGGAATTCGATGGGCTGACACGGTTGCAGGCCGCCCGGCCCGGCTGTCCGGTCGTGGTCGTCTCGGCGACGGACTCCCAGCAGGCTTTCAGCACCGCCAAGGCGCTCGGCGCGGCCGGGTACCTGCCCAAGAGCATGTCGATGGATGATCTCTCCGCGGCGCTCGCCACGGCGCTGGACGGCGGCCAGTGGTTCCCGCCCAGCGATACCGCCGCCGATGCGGGACGGGAGGCGCTGCTCGCCCGTGTGGCAGACCTGACGCCGGCCCAGCGCAAGGTGCTGTCCGGCCTCAATGACGGCCTGCTGAACAAGCAGATCGCCTATGAGATGGATATTTCCGTCGCCACGGTGAAGGCGCACATGACGGCGATCTTCCGCAAGCTGGGCGCCAACAACCGCACGCAGGCGCTGCTCATCTACAAGGAAGCGATTTCCCTCTGA
- the acs gene encoding acetate--CoA ligase, with the protein MPYEETTMSDQPKIYPVPEEFAAKANLSPEKYKEMYAASIADPEAFWGEQGKRLDWIKPYTTVKDVSWDADDLHIRWYADGELNVTANCIDRHLATRGDKTAFIWIGDDPDESHKVSYKELHAAVCRFANVLKKLGVKKGDRVTIYMPMILEAAYAMLACARIGAVHSVVFGGFSPEALAGRITDCDSGVLITADEGVRGGRKVPLKVNADKAADLSNGTLKKMLVVKRTGADINMVEGRDHWLHEAAEDVSSDCPPEPMNAEDPLFILYTSGSTGKPKGVMHTTGGYLVWASMTHEYVFDLKEDDVYWCSADVGWVTGHSYIVYGPLANGTTTVMFEGIPTYPDASRFWQECDKHGVSIFYTAPTAIRSLMREGEGPVNATSRKSIRLLGTVGEPINPEAWEWYFHTVGEARCPIVDTWWQTETGATMMVPLPGTTDLKPGAASHPFFGIKPVLVDADGTPLPGATEGNLLITDSWPGQMRTVYGDHQRFIDTYFTAYPGNYFTGDGCRRDEDGFYWITGRVDDVINVSGHRMGTAEVESALVSHDAVAEAAVVGYPHDIKGQGIYAYVTLVQGMEPDEALRKDLVQHVRAEIGPIASPDLIQFSPGLPKTRSGKIMRRILRKIAENEFSNLGDTSTLAEPEVVDDLIENRQNKG; encoded by the coding sequence ATGCCCTACGAGGAAACGACCATGAGCGACCAGCCAAAAATCTACCCCGTTCCCGAGGAATTCGCGGCGAAAGCCAACCTGTCGCCGGAGAAGTACAAGGAAATGTACGCGGCCTCGATCGCAGATCCGGAAGCGTTCTGGGGAGAGCAGGGCAAACGGCTCGACTGGATCAAGCCCTACACGACGGTGAAGGATGTCTCATGGGACGCCGACGACCTGCACATTCGCTGGTATGCCGATGGTGAGCTGAACGTCACCGCCAACTGCATTGACCGCCACCTGGCCACGCGCGGCGACAAGACGGCCTTCATCTGGATCGGCGACGATCCGGACGAGAGCCACAAGGTCAGCTACAAGGAGCTGCACGCCGCCGTCTGCCGCTTTGCCAACGTCCTGAAGAAGCTCGGCGTCAAGAAAGGGGACCGCGTCACCATCTACATGCCGATGATCCTCGAAGCGGCCTATGCCATGCTGGCCTGTGCCCGGATCGGCGCGGTGCACTCGGTCGTGTTTGGCGGCTTCAGCCCGGAAGCGCTGGCCGGCCGGATCACCGACTGCGATTCCGGCGTCCTGATCACCGCCGATGAGGGCGTGCGCGGCGGCCGCAAGGTGCCGCTCAAGGTGAATGCCGACAAGGCGGCGGACCTCTCCAACGGCACGCTGAAAAAGATGCTGGTGGTCAAGCGCACCGGTGCCGACATCAACATGGTCGAAGGCCGGGACCACTGGCTGCACGAAGCCGCCGAGGATGTCTCTTCCGACTGCCCGCCGGAACCGATGAATGCCGAAGACCCGCTCTTCATCCTTTACACGTCGGGCTCCACCGGCAAGCCGAAAGGCGTGATGCACACGACAGGCGGCTATCTCGTCTGGGCCTCGATGACACATGAATACGTGTTCGACCTGAAGGAAGACGATGTTTACTGGTGCTCGGCGGATGTGGGTTGGGTCACCGGACACTCCTACATCGTGTACGGACCTTTGGCGAACGGCACCACGACCGTGATGTTCGAAGGTATCCCGACCTATCCGGACGCCAGCCGCTTCTGGCAGGAATGCGACAAGCACGGCGTCAGCATCTTCTACACCGCGCCGACCGCGATCCGCTCGCTGATGCGCGAAGGCGAAGGCCCCGTGAACGCGACGTCCCGCAAATCCATTCGCCTGCTGGGCACGGTGGGCGAGCCGATCAACCCGGAAGCCTGGGAGTGGTATTTCCACACCGTCGGCGAAGCGCGCTGCCCGATCGTCGACACCTGGTGGCAGACCGAGACCGGCGCCACCATGATGGTGCCGCTGCCCGGCACGACAGACCTGAAGCCCGGTGCGGCCAGCCACCCCTTCTTTGGCATCAAGCCGGTTCTGGTGGACGCTGACGGCACGCCGCTGCCCGGCGCGACGGAGGGCAACCTTCTGATCACCGACAGCTGGCCCGGCCAGATGCGCACGGTCTATGGCGACCATCAGCGTTTCATCGACACCTATTTCACGGCCTATCCGGGCAACTACTTCACCGGGGATGGCTGCCGCCGCGACGAAGACGGCTTCTACTGGATCACCGGCCGCGTGGACGATGTGATCAACGTGTCCGGCCACCGTATGGGTACGGCAGAAGTGGAAAGCGCGCTGGTCAGCCATGACGCCGTGGCCGAGGCCGCCGTGGTCGGCTATCCGCACGACATCAAGGGGCAGGGCATCTATGCCTATGTCACGCTGGTACAGGGCATGGAGCCCGATGAGGCGCTGCGCAAGGATCTCGTCCAGCATGTGCGTGCCGAAATCGGCCCCATCGCATCGCCGGACCTGATCCAGTTCTCGCCGGGCCTGCCGAAGACCCGCTCCGGCAAGATCATGCGCCGCATCCTACGCAAGATCGCCGAGAACGAATTCTCGAACCTCGGCGACACCTCCACGCTGGCGGAACCGGAAGTTGTCGATGATCTGATCGAGAACCGGCAGAACAAGGGCTAG
- the ilvD gene encoding dihydroxy-acid dehydratase, translated as MAILYRSRTSTHGRNMAGARGLWRATGMKDSDFGKPIIAVVNSFTQFVPGHVHLKDLGQLVAGEIVAAGGVAKEFNTIAVDDGIAMGHDGMLYSLPSREVIADSVEYMVNAHCADAMVCISNCDKITPGMMMAALRLDIPVVFISGGPMEAGKVNIDGELKAVDLIDAMIEAANPERTDAEVLAYEEAACPTCGSCSGMFTANSMNCLAEAMGLGLPGNGSTLATHADREGLFRRAGQRIVELAKAYYEDGDKSVSARGIATKAAFENAMTLDIAMGGSTNTILHLLAIAREGEVDFTLDDIDRLSRSTPCLCKVAPAVANVHMEDVHRAGGIFGILGELDRAGKLDTSVRTIHSDSMADAITKWDITVTNDPAAQELFLAAPGGVRTTEAFSQSRRYKELDTDREKGVIRSADHAFSQDGGLAVLFGNIAEQGCVVKTAGVDDSILKFSGPAIVCESQEDACKRILNKEVKEGDVVIIRYEGPRGGPGMQEMLYPTSYLKSMKLGKACALITDGRFSGGTSGLSIGHVSPEAAEGGLIGLIEEGDLIEIDIPNRTIHAKLTDEEIAARRAAMEAKGDKAWKPVEDRPRKVSRALKVYAAHVGNASQGAVRLDP; from the coding sequence GTGGCAATACTCTACCGTTCCCGCACGTCGACCCACGGCCGCAACATGGCGGGTGCCCGCGGCCTGTGGCGCGCAACAGGCATGAAAGACAGCGATTTCGGCAAGCCGATCATCGCGGTGGTGAACTCCTTCACCCAGTTCGTGCCCGGCCACGTGCACCTGAAAGATCTCGGCCAGCTGGTCGCCGGCGAGATCGTCGCGGCGGGCGGCGTCGCCAAGGAATTCAACACGATCGCCGTCGATGACGGCATCGCGATGGGCCATGACGGCATGCTGTATTCCCTGCCGAGCCGCGAAGTGATCGCCGACAGTGTCGAGTACATGGTCAATGCCCACTGCGCCGATGCGATGGTCTGCATCTCCAATTGCGACAAGATCACCCCCGGCATGATGATGGCGGCGCTGCGCCTGGACATCCCGGTCGTCTTCATCTCCGGCGGCCCGATGGAGGCCGGCAAGGTCAATATCGACGGCGAGCTGAAAGCGGTCGACCTGATCGATGCCATGATCGAAGCGGCAAACCCGGAACGGACCGACGCCGAAGTGCTGGCCTATGAAGAGGCCGCCTGCCCGACCTGCGGCTCCTGCTCCGGCATGTTCACGGCCAACTCGATGAACTGCCTTGCCGAAGCCATGGGCCTCGGCCTGCCGGGCAATGGCTCGACGCTTGCCACCCATGCCGACCGCGAAGGCCTGTTCCGCCGCGCCGGTCAGCGCATCGTGGAACTGGCCAAGGCCTATTACGAGGACGGCGACAAATCCGTCTCCGCGCGCGGCATAGCGACCAAGGCGGCGTTCGAGAACGCCATGACGCTGGACATCGCCATGGGCGGCTCCACCAACACGATCCTCCACCTGCTGGCCATTGCCCGCGAAGGCGAGGTGGACTTCACGCTGGACGATATCGACCGGCTCAGCCGCTCGACGCCCTGCCTCTGCAAGGTCGCCCCGGCGGTTGCCAACGTCCATATGGAAGACGTTCACCGCGCCGGCGGTATCTTCGGCATCCTGGGCGAGCTTGACCGCGCCGGAAAGCTCGACACGTCCGTGCGCACCATCCATTCAGACTCCATGGCCGATGCGATCACCAAATGGGACATCACCGTCACCAATGATCCGGCAGCACAGGAATTGTTCCTGGCCGCGCCGGGCGGCGTGCGCACGACCGAGGCGTTCAGCCAGTCCCGCCGATACAAAGAGCTCGACACCGACCGGGAAAAAGGCGTCATCCGCTCAGCCGATCACGCCTTCTCGCAGGATGGCGGCCTCGCGGTTCTGTTCGGCAACATTGCCGAGCAAGGCTGTGTGGTGAAAACTGCCGGCGTCGATGACAGTATCCTGAAATTCTCCGGCCCGGCGATTGTCTGCGAGAGCCAGGAAGACGCCTGCAAGCGCATCCTGAACAAAGAAGTGAAAGAGGGCGACGTCGTCATCATCCGCTATGAAGGCCCGCGCGGCGGCCCTGGCATGCAGGAAATGCTGTATCCGACCTCCTATCTGAAATCGATGAAACTGGGCAAAGCCTGCGCCCTGATCACCGACGGGCGTTTCTCCGGCGGCACCTCCGGCCTCTCCATCGGCCATGTCAGCCCGGAAGCCGCTGAAGGCGGCCTGATCGGCCTGATCGAGGAAGGCGACCTCATCGAGATCGACATCCCGAACCGCACCATCCACGCCAAGCTGACGGACGAAGAGATCGCCGCCCGCCGCGCTGCGATGGAAGCCAAAGGCGACAAGGCGTGGAAACCGGTCGAAGACCGCCCCCGCAAGGTCAGCCGTGCCCTGAAGGTCTACGCGGCCCATGTGGGGAATGCCTCGCAGGGCGCGGTGCGGCTGGATCCTTAG
- a CDS encoding DUF3995 domain-containing protein, whose amino-acid sequence MIAPILSFVIAGILAITGLLHALWGMGVTFPAANAQQLARMVVGRRGITKMPSAMACLFVAASLFAFAFLALVLGGHVHLPVSKWLIAAAGGAAALIFMGRGILGVLPTFEQALPEQPFLSLNRRFYSPLIFLIGVGFALLTLALPYWSWRLGLLG is encoded by the coding sequence ATGATCGCACCCATATTGTCGTTTGTTATCGCCGGAATTCTGGCAATTACAGGCCTGTTGCATGCCCTTTGGGGCATGGGCGTGACCTTTCCGGCCGCCAATGCGCAGCAATTGGCCCGCATGGTCGTGGGCCGGCGTGGAATTACGAAAATGCCCTCCGCGATGGCCTGCCTGTTCGTCGCGGCCAGCCTGTTTGCCTTTGCATTCCTGGCGCTGGTGCTCGGAGGACATGTGCACCTGCCGGTGTCCAAATGGCTGATTGCCGCCGCCGGGGGCGCGGCTGCGCTGATATTCATGGGCCGGGGCATTCTGGGCGTCCTGCCGACATTCGAGCAGGCGCTGCCGGAACAGCCCTTCCTGTCGCTGAACCGGCGGTTCTATTCGCCGCTGATCTTCCTGATCGGGGTCGGCTTCGCCCTGCTGACCCTGGCGCTGCCCTATTGGAGCTGGCGCCTGGGCCTGCTGGGCTAG
- a CDS encoding DcaP family trimeric outer membrane transporter codes for MPRSIRGLLLSASAAVMALAANADQTVEERIAALEAMVADLKAELAAEKADTDADIVRIEATAAEAAPAAAAPKTDGFLVGDTTLKFGGIVDLDVHATSLSDGSIASGSIARDFYIPGATPIGGDGTDFTDFTAESSRFFLSASKPVGEDTVQGYIELDFLGSGQGNELVSNSYSPRLRRAFVKYGNWLAGQEWSTFQNTSAIPESASFLTLSDGMVFIRQPQIRYTKGNWMFALENPNTTTLNAGSRDENLIPDVVARYNFSGGYGNVSVAGIARQLRADFGTSEEETFGYGVSVSGRLKAGEKDDIRFNLVGGEGIGRYVGLAASRSTALDPNGKLEAIPSYGGLIAWRHPFGETARFNVGYSGLFVDNPDYLPANATTKSVQSAYGALLWDVAPKVTVGVELLHGIREVESGADGAISRFTFSTKYAF; via the coding sequence ATGCCAAGGTCAATTAGAGGTTTATTGCTGTCGGCATCTGCTGCAGTCATGGCGCTGGCGGCAAATGCAGACCAGACCGTTGAAGAGCGCATCGCGGCGCTGGAGGCGATGGTCGCCGACCTGAAGGCTGAACTGGCCGCCGAAAAGGCAGACACAGACGCCGACATCGTCCGGATCGAAGCAACGGCCGCAGAGGCGGCCCCCGCAGCCGCGGCGCCGAAGACAGATGGTTTCCTTGTCGGAGATACGACGCTCAAATTTGGCGGGATTGTTGACCTCGACGTGCACGCGACCTCCCTCAGCGATGGCAGTATCGCGTCGGGCTCGATCGCGCGGGATTTCTACATCCCGGGGGCCACGCCGATCGGCGGGGACGGGACCGATTTCACAGACTTCACCGCCGAATCCTCCCGCTTCTTCCTGTCGGCCTCGAAGCCGGTGGGAGAGGATACCGTCCAGGGCTATATCGAACTGGATTTCCTCGGCTCCGGCCAGGGCAATGAACTGGTCTCGAACTCTTATTCACCCCGCCTGCGCCGGGCGTTCGTGAAGTATGGAAACTGGCTGGCGGGCCAGGAATGGTCGACGTTTCAGAACACATCCGCCATTCCGGAAAGCGCAAGCTTCCTGACCCTGTCGGACGGCATGGTGTTCATCCGCCAGCCTCAGATCCGCTATACGAAGGGCAACTGGATGTTCGCCCTGGAGAACCCGAACACGACGACGCTGAACGCCGGCTCGCGGGACGAGAACCTTATTCCGGACGTTGTGGCGCGCTACAATTTCAGCGGCGGCTACGGCAATGTTTCGGTGGCTGGTATTGCCCGTCAGCTGCGCGCGGATTTCGGCACCTCGGAGGAGGAAACCTTCGGCTATGGCGTCAGCGTGTCAGGCCGGCTGAAGGCCGGCGAGAAGGATGACATCCGCTTCAATCTCGTCGGCGGCGAAGGCATCGGACGATATGTCGGCCTGGCCGCCAGCCGCTCCACCGCGCTCGATCCGAACGGCAAGCTGGAAGCGATCCCCAGCTATGGCGGCCTGATCGCCTGGCGTCATCCGTTCGGCGAAACCGCGCGGTTCAATGTCGGCTATTCCGGCCTGTTCGTCGACAATCCTGACTACCTCCCGGCGAATGCCACGACGAAGTCCGTGCAATCCGCCTATGGGGCCCTTTTGTGGGATGTCGCCCCGAAAGTGACGGTCGGCGTCGAGCTGCTTCACGGTATTCGTGAAGTGGAATCGGGGGCCGATGGGGCGATCAGCCGCTTCACCTTCTCCACCAAATATGCATTCTGA
- a CDS encoding peptidylprolyl isomerase: MADPENTILLETSKGSVTIELRPDLAPGHVERIKELAREGFYDGIVFHRVIPGFMAQVGCPKGTGTGGSDKPDLKAEFNQEPHVRGTCSMARTQAPHSANSQFFICFDDAAFLNGQYTVWGKVTEGMDVIDQLAKGEPPRNPDQIVSMRVAADA; the protein is encoded by the coding sequence ATGGCCGACCCTGAAAACACGATCCTCCTCGAAACCTCCAAAGGCAGCGTCACGATTGAGCTGCGCCCGGACCTGGCCCCCGGCCATGTCGAGCGGATCAAGGAACTTGCCCGCGAGGGTTTCTATGACGGCATCGTCTTCCACCGCGTGATTCCGGGCTTCATGGCCCAGGTCGGCTGCCCGAAAGGCACCGGCACCGGCGGCTCCGACAAGCCGGACCTGAAAGCCGAGTTCAACCAGGAACCGCACGTGCGCGGCACCTGTTCCATGGCCCGCACCCAGGCGCCGCACTCGGCCAACAGCCAGTTCTTCATCTGCTTTGACGACGCCGCCTTCCTGAACGGGCAGTACACCGTCTGGGGCAAGGTGACCGAAGGCATGGACGTGATCGACCAGCTGGCCAAAGGCGAACCGCCGCGCAATCCGGACCAGATCGTCTCGATGCGCGTCGCCGCAGACGCCTGA
- a CDS encoding response regulator transcription factor, with amino-acid sequence MTRTMFHSTADRPHTGPKLADKDRTMTTLALVDDDENIVASLKMFFEAEGYNVRTYHDGEAALPALTETPPDIAILDVKMPKMDGMELLRRLRQTSELPVIFLTSKDEEIDEVIGFNIGADDFVRKPCSNRLLAERVKAVLRRARGGQAGPEEGDHKPIVRGKLTLDPNRHACNWDGHPVRLTVTEFLILQALAQRPGYVKSRDQLMDAAYDDQIYVDDRTIDSHIKRLRKKFREVSEEFDAIETLYGVGYRYTE; translated from the coding sequence ATGACGCGAACCATGTTTCACTCCACAGCTGACCGGCCCCATACAGGGCCGAAACTGGCGGACAAGGACCGGACTATGACAACTCTCGCGCTTGTGGACGATGACGAGAACATCGTCGCCTCTCTCAAGATGTTCTTCGAAGCCGAAGGCTATAATGTCCGCACCTATCATGATGGTGAGGCCGCCCTGCCCGCGCTGACCGAGACCCCACCGGACATCGCCATCCTCGACGTGAAAATGCCGAAGATGGACGGCATGGAACTGCTGCGCCGCCTGCGCCAGACCAGCGAACTGCCCGTCATCTTCCTGACGTCGAAGGACGAGGAGATCGACGAGGTGATCGGCTTCAACATCGGCGCCGACGATTTCGTGCGCAAGCCGTGCTCCAACCGCCTGCTGGCAGAGCGGGTGAAGGCCGTGCTGCGCCGGGCCCGCGGTGGCCAGGCCGGCCCCGAGGAAGGCGACCACAAGCCAATCGTGCGCGGCAAGCTGACCCTGGACCCGAATCGCCACGCCTGTAACTGGGACGGCCATCCGGTGCGCCTGACGGTGACGGAATTCCTGATCCTGCAGGCCCTGGCCCAGCGCCCGGGTTACGTCAAAAGCCGCGACCAGCTGATGGACGCCGCCTATGACGACCAGATCTATGTCGACGACCGCACCATCGACAGCCACATCAAGCGGCTTCGCAAGAAGTTCCGCGAAGTGTCGGAAGAGTTCGACGCGATCGAAACGCTCTACGGTGTCGGCTACCGCTACACCGAATAG